From the Micromonospora lupini genome, one window contains:
- a CDS encoding cupin domain-containing protein has translation MVTNADWGPDGWAVAPGEGELIQLNGPHRPEILVRGAEVGEALGAFLFHHDVITENPPHAHHDFMKVMFVLEGEYQFRVGDAEFCGGPGTTVVVPRGAYHTFVTQTGGKVLFISAPAGNEKLFEELGRVGPNPTEEQLAEIDKRMNTTQLPGTEGRPWRGLVR, from the coding sequence ATGGTTACGAACGCCGACTGGGGTCCTGACGGCTGGGCTGTCGCACCTGGGGAGGGAGAGCTGATTCAGCTCAACGGTCCGCATCGGCCGGAGATCCTGGTGCGGGGCGCCGAGGTCGGAGAGGCCCTCGGTGCATTCCTGTTCCACCACGACGTGATCACCGAGAACCCTCCCCATGCCCACCACGACTTCATGAAGGTCATGTTCGTCCTGGAGGGGGAGTACCAGTTCCGGGTGGGCGATGCCGAGTTCTGCGGGGGGCCCGGCACGACGGTTGTCGTTCCCCGTGGGGCCTACCACACGTTCGTCACGCAGACCGGCGGGAAGGTGCTGTTCATCAGCGCGCCGGCTGGTAACGAAAAGCTCTTCGAGGAGCTCGGCCGGGTCGGCCCCAACCCGACCGAGGAGCAACTCGCCGAGATCGACAAGCGCATGAACACGACCCAGCTTCCGGGAACGGAAGGACGCCCCTGGCGCGGTCTCGTGCGTTGA